From a region of the Sporanaerobacter acetigenes DSM 13106 genome:
- a CDS encoding OPT family oligopeptide transporter encodes MPEFTATSIIIGIIMSIVFGAANAYIGLRVGMTISASIPAAVISMGIIRGIMKRDSILENNMVQTIGSAGESLAAGAIFTLPALFIWSQELGMAEPNMVEIITASLVGGLLGVFFMIPLRKALVVNEHGTLPYPEGTACAEVLKAGETGGVKAKTVFSGLGIGAIYKFIADGFKLFPSEIEWGIKGYRGAAIGMDVLPALLGVGFIVGPQISAYMLSGAILGWLVIIPLIAHLGQYIPEAIYPASVALSELDYWGIWSNYLRYIGAGAVAFGGILSLIKSMPLIARTFKEAMSGLKASGAGGDSNLRTDADMSMKVALICVIALIIFIAATPIIPVGIAGAILIAIFGFLFATVSARLVGLVGSSNNPVSGMTIATLLVASIIFKAIGFDGEEGMIGALLVGTVICIITAIAGDMSQDLKTGFLVGATPKKQQIGELIGVVASALVIGYVLVLLNKAWGFGSAELPAPQASMMRLVIEGVMNGNLPWVLIFVGIGIGVVVELLGIQILPFAVGLYLPIHLSTPIMVGGIIRGILDSKKAKNKLSEKAADEKINSGVLYSSGLIAGEGLIGILLAILAVIQVGEGSVLDKVAFGDEVLGKYGAVVFFIILIMTLLKYSTWKKTEEN; translated from the coding sequence ATGCCTGAATTTACAGCTACATCAATTATCATAGGAATCATTATGTCAATAGTTTTTGGAGCTGCAAATGCCTACATAGGACTTAGGGTAGGTATGACTATTAGTGCTTCTATACCAGCAGCAGTTATTTCTATGGGAATCATCCGTGGAATCATGAAGAGAGACTCTATTTTGGAGAACAATATGGTTCAGACCATAGGCTCAGCTGGAGAATCTCTTGCAGCAGGAGCCATATTTACATTGCCTGCATTGTTTATCTGGTCACAAGAGCTTGGAATGGCAGAACCAAATATGGTTGAAATCATAACAGCATCTCTTGTAGGCGGACTATTGGGAGTATTTTTCATGATTCCCTTGAGGAAAGCTCTTGTAGTCAATGAACATGGTACATTGCCATATCCAGAAGGAACAGCCTGTGCTGAAGTATTAAAGGCTGGAGAAACTGGCGGAGTAAAGGCAAAAACAGTATTTTCAGGACTTGGAATAGGTGCAATTTACAAATTTATAGCTGATGGTTTCAAATTGTTCCCAAGTGAAATTGAATGGGGAATAAAAGGTTACCGGGGGGCAGCTATAGGAATGGATGTACTTCCAGCACTACTTGGAGTTGGATTCATCGTTGGACCTCAAATTTCAGCCTATATGCTTTCTGGAGCAATTCTTGGCTGGCTTGTTATCATACCACTTATTGCACATCTAGGACAATATATTCCAGAAGCTATCTATCCTGCATCCGTAGCGTTGTCAGAGCTTGACTATTGGGGAATATGGAGCAATTATTTGAGGTATATTGGAGCTGGGGCAGTAGCCTTTGGAGGAATTTTAAGTCTTATCAAATCTATGCCTCTTATTGCCAGAACATTTAAAGAAGCTATGAGTGGTCTTAAAGCTTCAGGAGCTGGCGGAGATTCAAATTTACGAACTGATGCTGATATGTCTATGAAAGTTGCACTTATATGTGTCATTGCATTGATAATATTCATTGCAGCAACTCCTATAATACCAGTTGGAATAGCTGGTGCTATACTCATTGCAATATTTGGATTCTTGTTTGCAACAGTTTCAGCAAGACTTGTAGGATTGGTTGGAAGTAGCAACAATCCTGTATCAGGTATGACTATTGCAACATTACTAGTTGCAAGTATTATATTCAAAGCCATAGGTTTTGATGGAGAAGAAGGAATGATTGGAGCACTTTTAGTTGGAACTGTAATATGTATCATCACAGCTATAGCTGGGGATATGTCTCAAGACTTAAAGACAGGTTTCTTGGTTGGAGCAACTCCTAAAAAACAGCAAATTGGAGAGCTTATAGGTGTTGTTGCTTCTGCTTTGGTTATAGGATATGTATTGGTGCTTTTAAACAAGGCATGGGGATTTGGTTCAGCAGAACTTCCTGCACCACAGGCTAGTATGATGAGACTTGTCATAGAAGGAGTTATGAATGGAAATCTACCTTGGGTACTTATATTTGTAGGTATAGGTATAGGAGTAGTTGTAGAACTACTTGGAATTCAGATACTTCCTTTTGCAGTAGGACTATATCTTCCAATCCACTTGAGTACACCTATAATGGTTGGTGGAATCATAAGAGGCATATTGGATAGCAAAAAAGCTAAAAATAAACTTAGTGAAAAAGCAGCTGATGAAAAGATCAATAGTGGAGTATTGTATTCTTCAGGTCTTATAGCTGGTGAAGGACTTATAGGAATTTTACTTGCAATACTTGCTGTTATCCAAGTAGGGGAAGGCAGTGTATTGGATAAAGTTGCCTTTGGAGATGAAGTATTAGGGAAATACGGAGCAGTAGTATTTTTCATAATTTTAATCATGACTCTTTTGAAATATTCTACATGGAAGAAGACAGAAGAAAATTAG
- a CDS encoding iron-sulfur cluster-binding domain-containing protein — protein sequence MRERYENAMKSFNDIIPTRQQMIGKASAELDPYDPMRELAKILHPDKVYMVIDEITEETKDTKTFKFVPDKESGTEKLPYFRAGQYISIKAEVNGSKITRPYSLSSSPHDALKRGFYTITIRKKEGGFFTQYIWENWKVGTKVESSSPLGFFYYHPVRDAKNVIGLAGGSGITPMRSFARDIIEKDLDINFTLFYGIEREDEIIFKEELDSFEKQSNGKVKVVYVCNHPCEGWDGCTGYLSAELIKEQVDVEDRTFIICGPKGMYDYLDGELAKLNIPRRRIRKEAPGEANDITKYPDYPQDLKDEVFNIVVHIGTSNVTIPAKATDTILVSLEKAGIASPSECRSGECGFCRSKLIAGDVYIKKDVDGRRIADKMYGYIHPCSTYPTENLEIEIPLIQRD from the coding sequence ATGAGAGAAAGATATGAAAATGCTATGAAAAGTTTTAATGATATAATCCCTACCAGACAGCAAATGATAGGGAAAGCATCAGCTGAATTAGATCCCTATGATCCAATGAGAGAATTGGCAAAAATACTCCATCCAGATAAGGTATATATGGTTATTGATGAGATAACTGAAGAGACAAAAGATACAAAGACTTTTAAATTTGTACCAGATAAGGAAAGTGGAACGGAAAAGCTACCTTATTTCAGAGCGGGTCAATATATAAGCATAAAAGCAGAAGTAAATGGAAGCAAAATAACAAGACCTTATTCCCTATCATCTTCTCCACATGATGCACTAAAGAGAGGATTTTATACAATTACCATAAGGAAAAAAGAAGGTGGATTTTTCACCCAATATATATGGGAAAATTGGAAGGTTGGAACCAAAGTAGAATCTTCGAGTCCATTGGGATTTTTCTATTATCATCCAGTGAGAGATGCAAAAAATGTAATAGGATTGGCTGGGGGCAGTGGTATCACTCCAATGCGTTCTTTTGCAAGGGATATAATTGAAAAAGATTTAGACATTAACTTTACTTTATTCTACGGAATAGAAAGAGAAGATGAGATAATATTTAAAGAAGAATTGGATAGCTTTGAAAAACAATCAAATGGAAAAGTAAAAGTTGTATATGTATGCAATCATCCATGTGAAGGCTGGGACGGGTGTACGGGATATTTGAGTGCAGAACTTATAAAGGAACAAGTAGATGTAGAAGATAGGACATTTATCATATGCGGACCAAAGGGAATGTATGACTATTTGGACGGTGAACTTGCAAAACTAAATATTCCAAGGAGAAGAATCAGAAAAGAAGCTCCTGGAGAAGCAAATGATATAACTAAATACCCAGATTATCCGCAAGATTTGAAGGATGAAGTTTTCAATATTGTAGTTCATATAGGAACTAGCAATGTGACTATTCCTGCAAAAGCTACAGATACAATATTGGTATCTTTAGAAAAAGCAGGCATAGCTTCTCCTTCTGAATGTAGAAGTGGAGAATGTGGATTCTGTAGATCTAAGCTAATAGCTGGCGATGTATATATAAAGAAGGATGTAGATGGAAGAAGAATAGCAGACAAGATGTATGGCTATATTCATCCATGCTCAACATATCCAACAGAAAATTTAGAAATAGAAATACCTCTAATTCAAAGAGATTAG